A genomic window from Lotus japonicus ecotype B-129 chromosome 1, LjGifu_v1.2 includes:
- the LOC130731742 gene encoding uncharacterized protein LOC130731742: MDLGCEAKNRPKWCKYHNLEDHDTTDCFTLKGQIRQLLKAKQSWATKRKESKEAESGEGEGTVETANVIIVGGREGGDGVSTIGRRQAEMTASMQGCPARPGYEHPYIVISSANFEAIKTHTDDPLMVMVRIRGFNVWRVLLDQGSSADIIYGNAFEQLGLRDEDLRPYT, from the coding sequence ATGGATCTAGGGTGCGAGGCAAAGAATCGGCCCAAATGGTGTAAGTACCACAACTTGGAAGACCATGACACCACCGACTGTTTTACGCTTAAAGGTCAAATCAGACAGCTACTCAAGGCGAAACAGTCATGGGCGACGAAGAGGAAGGAATCTAAGGAAGCCGAGAGTGGCGAGGGCGAAGGAACGGTGGAAACAGCTAACGTGATCATTGTCGGGGGTCGCGAGGGTGGCGATGGCGTATCAACAATAGGGCGAAGACAGGCAGAGATGACAGCATCGATGCAAGGCTGTCCGGCTCGGCCTGGATACGAACACCCATACATAGTAATATCGTCCGCAAATTTTGAAGCAATCAAGACCCATACAGATGATCCCTTAATGGTAATGGTGAGAATCAGAGGTTTCAATGTGTGGAGGGTGCTATTGGACCAAGGTAGCTCAGCCGATATAATCTACGGGAACGCATTTGAGCAGTTGGGACTGAGGGATGAGGATTTAAGGCCATACACATGA
- the LOC130731731 gene encoding uncharacterized protein LOC130731731, whose amino-acid sequence MAMSTVSDAVKCRMFTSTLRGATMDWFVAMPQGSLAKFRDFTPKFLDHFSTRTIEDLFDMRQQERETLEQYMKRYSAASTRFEELEPRICVCAFKGGLSRGKFSRELSRELACSVTEVRARAQDYILEEEIEAHKRKQERAANVALTRKRV is encoded by the coding sequence ATGGCGATGAGCACGGTTTCCGACGCGGTAAAGTGTAGAATGTTTACTTCCACACTCCGAGGAGCAACTATGGATTGGTTTGTGGCTATGCCTCAAGGATCCTTAGCCAAGTTCCGCGACTTCACACCAAAATTCCTTGACCATTTCTCCACGAGAACAATCGAAGATCTGTTTGACATGCGGCAGCAGgagcgtgaaaccttggaacaaTATATGAAACGGTACAGTGCTGCATCCACAAGGTTTGAGGAACTGGAGCCACGCATATGCGTGTGTGCTTTCAAAGGAGGTTTATCCCGGGGAAAGTTTAGCCGCGAACTAAGTAGGGAGCTGGCATGCTCAGTGACAGAAGTCCGCGCCCGAGCGCAAGACTACATCCtagaagaagaaattgaagCACACAAAAGGAAGCAAGAGAGGGCGGCGAACGTGGCGCTGACGAGGAAACGGGTATAG